A part of Gouania willdenowi unplaced genomic scaffold, fGouWil2.1 scaffold_68_arrow_ctg1, whole genome shotgun sequence genomic DNA contains:
- the LOC114460793 gene encoding G-protein coupled receptor 35-like, which yields MIADITVWTTFSALFSVVGCPACAAVLWELFKRHKRGNYVTPNDVFMLNITIMDLLFLLFIPLGLFNFLFWLFQPVQMWSDFLYDLNLTGRPLLTACMCFDSYLAVVHPVFYHTHRSPTVGILVAAALWAITLAKGTISTVIDELNHSPWTMFMYVIALPVIIICNSSVLWTLRKSDSGRTGLHPMKKKALQIITNNMIVTVVVYLPPVMVYIFGNMRGFC from the coding sequence ATGATAGCAGACATTACAGTCTGGACGACCTTCAGCGCTCTCTTCTCTGTGGTTGGATGTCCTGCTTGTGCTGCTGTTCTCTGGGAGTtgttcaaaagacacaaaagaggaAACTATGTCACCCCCAATGATGTCTTCATGCTCAACATCACCATCATGGACCTGCTCTTCTTGTTGTTCATCCCTCTTGGGTTGTTTAACTTCCTTTTCTGGCTTTTCCAGCCTGTCCAGATGTGGAGTGACTTTCTGTATGATTTAAACCTGACTGGACGACCTCTCCTCACGGCCTGCATGTGTTTTGACTCCTACCTGGCAGTGGTCCACCCAGTCTTTTATCACACCCACAGGAGTCCAACTGTTGGCATCCTCGTGGCTGCTGCATTGTGGGCCATCACTTTAGCTAAAGGAACCATTTCCACAGTCATAGATGAGCTGAACCACAGTCCCTGGACCATGTTTATGTATGTCATAGCTCTCcctgtcatcatcatctgtaaCTCCTCAGTACTGTGGACGCTGAGGAAGTCTGACAGTGGAAGGACGGGTCTCCACCCAATGAAGAAGAAGGCTCTGCAGATCATCACCAACAACATGATAGTGACCGTCGTTGTTTACCTTCCTCCTGTGATGGTTTACATCTTTGGCAACATGAGAGGTTTCTGCTAA